In Acidiphilium acidophilum, one genomic interval encodes:
- the pepN gene encoding aminopeptidase N — protein MADHTAPIAHDTAEHRLADYRPPAFLVDTVDLIFDLDPAATRVRATIALRRNPAHGDPAAPLVLDGEDLTLESVAIDGEPCPEAQLTIADHMLTLTGVPDDFTLDTTVTIAPDRNTELSGLYVSGGDFFTQCEAEGFRRITFFPDRPDVMARYSATLIADAARYPVLLSNGNPVDRGTNPDGRHWVKWVDPHPKPSYLFALVAGDLESVHDTFTTASGRTVALGIYVRRGDEDRVAHAMECLKRSMRWDETAFGLEYDLDIFNIAAVSDFNMGAMENKGLNIFNTSLVLARPDTATDSDYQRIDRVIAHEYFHNWTGDRITCRDWFQLSLKEGLTVFRDQEYGADTTEASLSRIDDVKMLRFRQFPEDAGPLAHPVRPPAYRKIDNFYTATVYEKGAEVVRMIRTIIGREAFRRGIDIYFERHDNTAATIEDFVAAMHAASGFDFTGFMRWYDQSGTPNLSFEGRYDAAARQYHLTLRQSLPPTTNQPASTPFVIPVAMGLLGPNGDETPTRLHGEAEPVMGTRLLMLDAAEARFTFTDVAAEPTPSLLRGFSAPVRLTGYSRAQLATLAAHDTDGFNRWEAGHEHATQILLDAIAGEQRGESFTLDSGLREAMSAALGLADTNPALAARMLTLPSAEDLAARMAIVDPDAIHAVQTATRAAIGQAMIERFRATYARTGTTGSFSTDPASVGRRALHNITLAYLMAADPATGITLALEQTRAAPTMTEVLAALALLADTATPERDDALAAFHAKWRDDALVTDKWFRIQALSTAPDAIERIEALSHHQDFDLKNPNRVRALVGAFGMANPLRFHAANGAGYDFVARMILAIDQVNRQIAARTVEVFAGWQRYDPARQDKMRAALDRILAANTLSPNAREMATRARHG, from the coding sequence ATGGCCGACCACACCGCCCCGATCGCGCACGACACCGCCGAACACCGCCTCGCCGATTACCGGCCTCCGGCGTTCCTGGTCGATACCGTCGATCTGATCTTCGACCTCGATCCGGCTGCCACGCGCGTCCGCGCCACCATCGCCCTCCGCCGCAATCCCGCTCATGGCGACCCCGCCGCCCCGCTGGTGCTCGACGGCGAGGACCTCACGCTGGAGAGCGTCGCGATCGACGGCGAACCCTGCCCCGAGGCCCAACTCACCATCGCGGATCACATGCTCACGCTCACCGGCGTGCCGGATGATTTCACCCTCGACACCACCGTGACCATCGCACCCGATCGCAACACCGAGCTCTCCGGCCTCTACGTGTCGGGCGGCGATTTCTTCACCCAGTGCGAGGCCGAAGGCTTCCGCCGCATCACCTTCTTCCCCGACCGCCCGGACGTGATGGCCCGCTACAGCGCCACATTGATCGCCGATGCCGCGCGCTACCCGGTCCTGCTCTCCAACGGCAATCCGGTCGATCGCGGCACCAATCCGGATGGGCGGCACTGGGTCAAATGGGTCGATCCCCACCCGAAACCCTCCTATCTGTTCGCCCTCGTCGCGGGCGACCTCGAATCGGTGCACGACACCTTCACCACCGCCTCCGGCCGCACGGTCGCCCTCGGCATCTATGTCCGGCGCGGCGATGAAGACCGCGTCGCCCACGCGATGGAGTGCCTGAAACGTTCAATGCGCTGGGACGAGACCGCTTTCGGCCTCGAATACGACCTCGACATCTTCAACATCGCCGCCGTTTCCGATTTCAACATGGGGGCGATGGAAAACAAGGGCCTCAACATCTTCAACACCTCCCTCGTTCTCGCCCGCCCCGATACCGCGACCGATTCCGACTACCAGCGGATCGACCGCGTCATCGCCCATGAATATTTCCATAACTGGACCGGCGACCGCATCACCTGCCGCGACTGGTTCCAGCTCTCGCTCAAGGAGGGCCTCACCGTCTTCCGCGATCAGGAATACGGGGCCGACACCACCGAAGCGAGCCTGTCGCGGATCGATGACGTCAAGATGCTCCGCTTCCGCCAGTTCCCCGAGGATGCCGGCCCGCTCGCCCACCCGGTCCGTCCGCCCGCCTATCGCAAGATCGACAATTTCTACACCGCGACCGTCTATGAAAAAGGTGCCGAAGTCGTCCGGATGATCCGCACCATCATCGGGCGCGAGGCCTTCCGCCGCGGGATCGACATCTATTTCGAACGCCACGACAACACCGCCGCGACGATCGAGGATTTCGTCGCCGCGATGCATGCGGCCTCAGGCTTCGACTTCACCGGTTTCATGCGCTGGTACGACCAGTCCGGCACCCCGAACCTGTCCTTTGAGGGACGCTACGACGCCGCAGCGCGCCAATACCACCTGACCCTCCGCCAGAGCCTGCCGCCCACCACCAACCAGCCCGCCAGCACCCCCTTCGTCATCCCGGTCGCCATGGGCCTGCTCGGCCCGAACGGCGATGAAACCCCGACCCGCCTGCACGGCGAAGCCGAACCCGTCATGGGCACGAGGCTCCTGATGCTCGACGCCGCCGAAGCCCGCTTCACCTTCACGGATGTCGCCGCAGAACCCACGCCCTCGCTCCTGCGCGGTTTTTCCGCCCCGGTCCGCCTCACCGGCTACAGCCGCGCCCAGCTCGCCACCCTCGCCGCCCACGACACCGACGGGTTCAACCGCTGGGAGGCCGGGCACGAACACGCCACGCAGATCCTGCTCGATGCCATCGCCGGAGAACAGCGCGGCGAGAGCTTCACCCTCGATTCCGGCCTGCGCGAGGCGATGAGCGCCGCCCTCGGCCTCGCCGACACCAACCCCGCCCTCGCCGCCCGGATGCTGACCTTGCCCAGCGCCGAAGACCTCGCCGCCCGGATGGCCATCGTCGATCCCGATGCGATCCACGCGGTCCAGACCGCAACCCGCGCCGCGATCGGCCAGGCCATGATCGAACGCTTCCGCGCCACCTACGCCCGGACCGGCACGACCGGCAGCTTCAGCACCGACCCCGCCAGCGTCGGGCGCCGCGCGCTGCACAACATCACCCTCGCCTACCTGATGGCCGCCGATCCCGCCACCGGCATCACCCTCGCCCTCGAACAAACCCGCGCCGCCCCCACCATGACCGAGGTTCTCGCCGCCCTTGCCTTGCTCGCGGATACCGCAACCCCCGAACGCGACGATGCCCTGGCCGCCTTCCACGCCAAATGGCGCGACGACGCTCTGGTCACCGATAAATGGTTCCGCATCCAGGCCTTGTCGACCGCGCCGGACGCGATCGAACGCATCGAAGCCCTCAGCCACCACCAGGATTTCGACCTCAAAAACCCCAACCGCGTCCGCGCTCTGGTCGGCGCCTTCGGCATGGCCAATCCCCTGCGCTTCCACGCCGCCAACGGCGCAGGCTACGATTTCGTCGCCCGCATGATCCTCGCGATCGATCAGGTCAACCGCCAGATCGCCGCCCGCACCGTCGAAGTCTTCGCTGGCTGGCAACGCTACGACCCTGCCCGTCAGGACAAGATGCGTGCCGCCCTGGACCGGATTCTGGCTGCGAACACACTCTCGCCCAACGCCCGCGAAATGGCGACACGCGCACGCCATGGGTAA
- a CDS encoding radical SAM protein, giving the protein MADAVLDAVDGPVLLFGGPYSNLPATRAVFAAAADHGIPAGRMICTGDVVAYGADPQACVELIRARGVVTVMGNCEEQLAADAPDCGCGFAPGSACDTAASAWFGFARARIDGDARRWMAQLPRRVDLLIAGRRFAVVHGAPSRINRFIFASDPDAVFAAEFDAVAPVDGVIAGHCGLGFTRGIGGRIWHNAGAIGLPANDGTPRGWYSVLTPQGDGLRIETYPLAYDHRAAAEAMRVAGLPDDYATAIETGIWPSLDILPLPERAATAMARRSDRVDLPGAVPDTAMAETDAVVAPDALETLWVNTGTLCNLTCAGCYIESSPTNDRLAYFGLAPFQTLLDEARRDHPALRTIGLTGGEPFMNPAIMAIIGSALAGGYDVLVLTNAMRPMQRHMAALIALREECGSRLQVRVSLDHFTASGHEALRGKGAWAPAIAGVRALVEAGFKPSVAARFDPAVEDELTTREGFAALFAREGFAIEAVDPAQLVLFAEMSRDHSVPGVSAAAWRALRAHGADAMCRTARMAVQRRGETAATIVACTLLPEEERFSLGRTLAEAMRPVRLDHPYCAQFCVFGASSCMTAR; this is encoded by the coding sequence ATGGCTGACGCGGTTCTGGACGCGGTGGATGGGCCGGTGCTGTTATTCGGCGGCCCCTACAGCAATTTACCGGCGACGCGCGCGGTGTTCGCCGCTGCGGCGGACCACGGGATTCCGGCCGGGCGGATGATCTGCACTGGCGATGTGGTTGCTTATGGGGCCGATCCCCAAGCCTGCGTCGAGCTGATCCGGGCGCGGGGCGTTGTTACGGTGATGGGCAATTGCGAGGAGCAGCTCGCGGCTGATGCGCCGGATTGCGGCTGCGGCTTCGCGCCCGGATCGGCGTGCGATACCGCTGCTTCGGCCTGGTTCGGGTTCGCGCGCGCCCGGATCGACGGTGATGCGCGGCGCTGGATGGCGCAACTGCCGCGACGGGTCGATCTGCTGATCGCAGGGCGGCGCTTCGCGGTGGTTCATGGCGCGCCGAGCCGGATCAACCGCTTCATCTTCGCCTCCGATCCCGATGCGGTGTTCGCGGCGGAGTTCGATGCCGTGGCACCGGTGGATGGGGTGATCGCGGGACATTGCGGGTTGGGGTTCACGCGCGGGATTGGCGGGCGGATCTGGCATAATGCCGGAGCGATCGGCCTGCCGGCGAATGATGGGACGCCGCGCGGCTGGTATTCGGTGCTGACGCCGCAGGGCGATGGGTTGCGGATCGAGACCTATCCGCTCGCCTATGATCACCGCGCTGCCGCCGAGGCGATGCGCGTGGCCGGGCTGCCGGATGATTACGCCACGGCGATCGAAACCGGGATCTGGCCCAGCCTCGACATCCTGCCGCTGCCCGAACGCGCGGCGACCGCGATGGCGCGGCGCAGCGATCGCGTCGATCTGCCGGGGGCGGTGCCGGATACGGCGATGGCGGAGACCGATGCCGTAGTGGCCCCCGATGCGCTGGAGACGCTGTGGGTCAATACCGGGACCTTATGCAACCTCACCTGCGCGGGATGCTACATCGAGAGCAGCCCGACCAATGACCGCCTGGCCTATTTCGGATTGGCCCCATTCCAGACCCTGCTCGACGAGGCACGACGCGATCATCCCGCATTGCGCACGATCGGGCTGACCGGGGGCGAGCCGTTCATGAACCCGGCGATCATGGCGATCATCGGGTCGGCGCTGGCGGGTGGTTACGACGTGCTGGTGCTGACCAATGCGATGCGACCGATGCAGCGGCATATGGCCGCGCTGATCGCCTTGCGTGAGGAGTGCGGATCACGGTTGCAAGTGCGGGTATCGCTCGATCATTTCACCGCGTCGGGGCATGAGGCGTTGCGCGGCAAGGGGGCGTGGGCGCCGGCCATCGCGGGTGTGCGCGCGCTCGTTGAAGCGGGGTTCAAGCCCTCGGTGGCGGCGCGGTTCGATCCGGCGGTCGAGGATGAACTGACCACTCGGGAAGGGTTTGCCGCTTTGTTTGCGCGGGAAGGATTTGCGATCGAGGCCGTCGACCCGGCGCAATTGGTTCTGTTCGCAGAGATGAGCCGCGATCATAGTGTGCCGGGGGTGAGCGCCGCCGCGTGGCGGGCGCTGCGGGCGCACGGCGCGGATGCAATGTGCCGGACCGCGCGCATGGCGGTGCAGCGGCGGGGCGAGACGGCGGCGACGATCGTGGCCTGCACTTTGTTGCCCGAAGAGGAGCGGTTTTCATTGGGGCGCACGCTGGCCGAGGCGATGCGGCCGGTGCGGCTCGATCATCCGTATTGCGCGCAGTTCTGCGTGTTCGGGGCGTCTTCGTGCATGACGGCGCGGTGA
- a CDS encoding MFS transporter — protein sequence MNAAPSDPRSDRDLLETLSELRWNRFHTVVVLLFGLGWALDAFEVTLIGNVLGALRQHFGLGAYAMSFILAAWFAGLMLGASGFGLLSDRFGRRRVFLASLVLYGVATLATAFAPDFASLIALRLIAGIGVGAEYSAINAAIAELMPRKSRGRASALVLNFWPVGSFAAAVLAWLVLSALPPDIGWRVVFGLGGMIALSAAWFRRYLPESPRWLIAAGRGDEARTVIAGIEAGLTDIRPAMVAPLHHRVRREAGQFATLVRDYPGRLALGALLDFAEASGYYGLFAFLPIVVLPALDLPADRLPVFYLVGSVGALIGGFAAAFLLDRLGRSVTVAGFYLATAAGLVGFAAITGLGAGAIMVGFALVNLLATGSWIAAYPTFSELFPTPLRSTGIGASVAIGRIGAAMSPFLVGYVGARSMQAALIMLAGFWTLGAIAILIWRWGGGVEARGLGLELIDGVVQNG from the coding sequence ATGAACGCTGCGCCATCCGATCCGCGCTCCGATCGGGACCTGCTCGAAACCCTGTCCGAATTGCGATGGAACCGGTTTCATACCGTGGTGGTCCTGCTGTTCGGGCTGGGCTGGGCGCTCGATGCGTTCGAGGTCACGCTGATCGGCAATGTGCTGGGGGCGCTGCGCCAGCATTTCGGGCTCGGCGCCTATGCGATGTCGTTCATCCTCGCGGCGTGGTTTGCCGGGTTGATGCTGGGGGCGAGCGGGTTCGGGCTGCTTTCCGACCGGTTTGGCCGGCGGCGGGTGTTTCTGGCGAGCCTCGTGCTTTACGGGGTGGCAACGCTGGCGACCGCGTTCGCGCCCGATTTCGCCAGCCTGATCGCGCTGCGGCTGATCGCGGGGATCGGGGTTGGGGCGGAGTATTCCGCCATCAATGCGGCGATCGCGGAATTGATGCCGCGCAAATCACGGGGGCGGGCTTCGGCGCTCGTGCTCAATTTCTGGCCGGTGGGAAGTTTCGCTGCGGCGGTGCTGGCGTGGCTGGTGCTGTCGGCTTTGCCGCCGGATATCGGCTGGCGGGTGGTGTTCGGCCTCGGGGGGATGATCGCGCTCTCGGCGGCGTGGTTCCGGCGGTATCTGCCGGAAAGCCCGCGCTGGCTGATCGCGGCGGGGCGGGGCGATGAAGCGCGGACGGTGATCGCGGGGATCGAGGCCGGGCTGACCGATATCCGCCCGGCAATGGTCGCACCTTTGCATCATCGGGTCCGGCGCGAGGCCGGTCAGTTCGCGACGCTGGTGCGCGATTATCCGGGCCGCCTTGCGCTCGGCGCGTTGCTAGATTTCGCGGAAGCGTCAGGGTATTACGGGTTGTTCGCGTTTCTGCCGATCGTGGTGCTGCCGGCGCTCGATCTGCCGGCAGACCGGTTGCCGGTCTTCTATCTGGTCGGCAGCGTGGGCGCGCTGATCGGCGGGTTCGCGGCGGCCTTCCTGCTCGATCGGTTGGGCCGGAGCGTGACCGTGGCCGGATTCTACCTCGCCACGGCGGCGGGACTGGTCGGGTTCGCCGCGATCACCGGATTGGGCGCGGGGGCGATCATGGTGGGGTTCGCGCTGGTCAATCTGCTGGCGACCGGCAGCTGGATTGCGGCCTATCCGACATTTTCCGAATTGTTTCCGACCCCGCTGCGCTCGACCGGGATCGGCGCGTCGGTCGCGATCGGGCGGATCGGGGCGGCGATGTCGCCGTTTCTGGTCGGGTATGTCGGAGCCCGCAGCATGCAGGCGGCCCTGATCATGCTGGCGGGGTTCTGGACGCTGGGGGCGATTGCGATCCTGATCTGGCGATGGGGCGGCGGGGTCGAGGCACGCGGGCTCGGGCTGGAGCTGATCGATGGCGTCGTGCAGAATGGCTGA
- a CDS encoding DUF6969 family protein — MEAARSPARQLAAAARLVTALRRLEDRGSNLAANFIRGRRFIAEAHYPAPDVFDSASGCQYYFHAHNAHSSNRINAGASEIGHIHVFARPNGAGMPPIHHLIAIALDPCGRPCGLFTTNRWVTGEDFLPAPAAISLARRLRLRGTAPASRVIDALLILYATEIAALLTARDARIAAAQAELGPHVEAFEHRDLEITSSLPIDLPARLADLRSLIPETGTDPAMVGTRTV, encoded by the coding sequence ATGGAGGCAGCGCGATCCCCAGCGCGGCAACTCGCGGCAGCGGCCCGGCTGGTCACCGCGCTGCGCCGCCTGGAGGATCGCGGCAGCAATCTCGCCGCCAATTTCATCAGGGGCCGGAGATTCATCGCCGAGGCCCACTATCCGGCTCCGGACGTGTTCGATTCCGCTTCCGGCTGCCAGTATTATTTCCATGCGCATAATGCGCACTCCAGCAACCGGATCAATGCCGGAGCATCGGAGATCGGCCACATCCACGTCTTCGCCCGGCCCAATGGCGCCGGGATGCCACCGATCCATCATCTGATCGCCATCGCACTCGACCCCTGCGGCCGCCCGTGCGGGCTGTTCACCACCAACCGCTGGGTCACCGGCGAGGATTTCCTTCCGGCCCCGGCGGCGATTTCTCTCGCCCGACGCCTCCGTCTGCGCGGCACCGCACCAGCCAGCCGGGTGATCGATGCGCTCCTGATCCTGTATGCGACGGAAATAGCCGCCCTCCTCACCGCGCGCGATGCCAGAATCGCCGCTGCCCAGGCCGAACTTGGCCCGCATGTCGAGGCCTTTGAGCACCGCGATCTCGAAATCACCTCATCCCTGCCGATCGACCTGCCCGCTCGCCTCGCCGACCTGCGAAGCCTGATCCCCGAGACCGGCACCGATCCTGCAATGGTCGGAACCCGAACCGTTTGA
- a CDS encoding FAD-dependent oxidoreductase — translation MTPSSRTLVLIGGGHSHVEVLRRFARRPMAGVRIVLIGRDRYTPYSGMLPGLVAGRYSFDETHIDLAPLCRAARAEFVQDEAIGLDPAARAVLCRSGAMYRYDIVSLNIGSSPAAGLDAPREPNETDRARIHAPIHADIHADIAVKPIGRFLGQWADLCAHACTSPAQLRIAVVGTGAGGVEMVLAMQYRLNALLATAATAIPPPAFTLFGRAPHILPQHAASAGHRFTTVLAARGITVITGEDVTGLGDGRLRRADGSIADFDAVLWVTSASAAPWLRRTSLALTPDGFIAVTRHLRSISHASVFAAGDIATMSGDQRPKSGVYAVRQGPPLADNLRRALQDRPLRPYRPQRSALALITTGERNVIATRGNWSFQARLLWHWKDRIDRRFMRRYRVD, via the coding sequence TTGACCCCATCTTCGCGCACCCTCGTCCTGATCGGCGGTGGCCACAGCCATGTCGAGGTGCTGCGCCGGTTCGCGCGCCGTCCGATGGCGGGCGTGCGGATCGTGCTGATCGGGCGCGACCGCTACACCCCTTATTCCGGCATGCTGCCCGGCCTGGTCGCCGGGCGTTACAGCTTCGATGAAACCCATATTGATCTCGCGCCGCTCTGCCGCGCCGCCCGGGCCGAATTCGTTCAGGACGAAGCGATCGGGCTGGATCCCGCCGCCCGCGCCGTGCTCTGCCGCAGCGGCGCGATGTACCGCTACGATATCGTCTCCCTCAATATCGGGTCGAGCCCCGCCGCCGGCCTCGACGCGCCCAGGGAACCCAACGAAACCGATCGCGCGCGCATCCACGCCCCCATCCACGCCGACATCCACGCCGACATCGCGGTCAAGCCGATCGGGCGTTTTCTCGGCCAATGGGCCGATCTGTGCGCCCATGCCTGTACCTCGCCCGCGCAACTCCGCATCGCCGTCGTCGGAACCGGGGCCGGGGGGGTCGAAATGGTTCTCGCCATGCAATACCGCCTCAATGCGCTGCTTGCGACCGCGGCGACCGCCATTCCCCCGCCCGCCTTCACCCTGTTCGGCCGCGCCCCGCACATCCTGCCACAGCACGCGGCCTCTGCTGGGCACCGCTTCACCACCGTGCTCGCCGCCCGCGGCATCACGGTCATCACCGGCGAGGACGTTACCGGGCTCGGCGATGGCCGCCTCCGCCGGGCAGACGGCAGCATCGCCGATTTCGATGCCGTGCTCTGGGTCACCAGCGCCAGCGCCGCGCCCTGGCTGCGCCGCACCAGCCTCGCGCTGACACCGGACGGTTTCATCGCCGTCACGCGCCATCTGCGTTCGATCTCCCACGCCTCGGTCTTCGCCGCAGGGGATATCGCGACGATGAGCGGCGATCAGCGGCCCAAATCGGGGGTTTACGCCGTGCGCCAGGGCCCACCGCTCGCGGATAATCTGCGCCGCGCCCTTCAGGACCGGCCCCTGCGCCCTTACCGCCCGCAACGAAGCGCCCTCGCGCTGATCACCACCGGCGAGCGGAACGTGATCGCTACACGGGGCAATTGGAGCTTTCAGGCCCGGCTTCTCTGGCATTGGAAAGACCGGATCGACCGGCGGTTCATGCGCCGCTACCGGGTCGATTGA
- a CDS encoding FliM/FliN family flagellar motor switch protein — translation MSNAEAEQAESLLGQDEIDMIFGTDAGKVAADEPAPISRLIHGTAVRYERLPMAEIVFERLSRILGTSLRNLFQDNVEVRLADLASQRLADSFPAIGAASLLAVFRAREWDNLGVMVIDYDTIYNLTEILLGGRSVVPNRPRFMRPLTSIERNLTERMIRLVLHDLTESFAPICAVTFELERTETDPRFASVGRNAGAALTARIGLTTANRNGSVGIILPYATIEPVRELLLQQFMGEKFGRDSIWEAHLADELWHTDIELEAVLDQQTMKLSALMALKEGDVMPLDAPKGAAIALRCGDVDLFNARIGVRNGRIAAEIGNAIDPAARRGG, via the coding sequence ATGTCGAATGCCGAAGCGGAACAGGCGGAGTCGCTGCTGGGGCAGGACGAGATCGACATGATTTTCGGCACCGATGCGGGGAAGGTCGCGGCGGATGAACCGGCGCCGATCAGCCGGCTGATCCATGGCACGGCGGTGCGTTACGAACGCCTGCCGATGGCCGAGATCGTGTTCGAACGCCTCTCGCGGATACTGGGGACGAGCCTGCGCAACCTGTTTCAGGACAATGTCGAGGTGCGGCTGGCAGATTTGGCGTCGCAGCGCCTCGCCGACAGTTTCCCCGCGATCGGGGCGGCCTCCCTGCTGGCGGTGTTCCGGGCGCGCGAGTGGGATAACCTTGGTGTGATGGTGATCGATTACGACACCATCTATAATCTGACCGAAATCCTCCTGGGCGGGCGCAGTGTCGTGCCGAACCGGCCACGTTTCATGCGACCGCTCACCTCGATCGAGCGGAATCTGACCGAGCGGATGATCCGTCTGGTTCTGCATGATCTCACCGAAAGTTTCGCGCCGATCTGTGCCGTGACGTTCGAGTTGGAACGCACCGAGACCGATCCGCGCTTCGCCTCGGTGGGGCGGAATGCCGGGGCGGCGCTGACCGCACGGATCGGGTTGACCACGGCGAACCGCAACGGTTCGGTCGGCATCATCCTGCCCTATGCGACGATCGAACCGGTGCGCGAATTGCTGCTGCAGCAGTTCATGGGCGAGAAATTCGGGCGTGATTCGATCTGGGAGGCGCATCTGGCCGACGAACTCTGGCACACCGACATCGAGCTCGAAGCGGTGCTCGATCAGCAGACCATGAAGCTGAGCGCGCTGATGGCGCTGAAGGAAGGCGATGTGATGCCCCTCGATGCGCCGAAGGGGGCGGCGATTGCGCTGCGCTGTGGCGATGTCGATCTGTTCAATGCGCGGATCGGGGTGCGCAACGGGCGGATCGCCGCAGAGATCGGCAATGCGATCGATCCGGCCGCGCGGCGCGGTGGGTGA